From the Musa acuminata AAA Group cultivar baxijiao chromosome BXJ3-7, Cavendish_Baxijiao_AAA, whole genome shotgun sequence genome, one window contains:
- the LOC135642213 gene encoding heavy metal-associated isoprenylated plant protein 2-like, with amino-acid sequence MKKIVLKVSILCSKCKVCILTTISKFEGIVSIAVDVEKSTVTIVGVVDAVLIVKALRKAKKPAEIVSVGEPDKKKEEKKDDKEDPCKLPPCCNACRPVMIWQDEPNICTIC; translated from the exons AAGATCGTGTTGAAGGTGAGCATCTTGTGCAGCAAGTGCAAGGTCTGCATCTTGACCACCATCTCCAAATTCGAAG GGATTGTTTCGATTGCAGTTGACGTGGAGAAGAGCACGGTGACGATCGTGGGGGTCGTCGATGCGGTGCTCATCGTGAAAGCCCTGAGGAAGGCCAAGAAGCCGGCGGAGATCGTGAGCGTGGGAGAGCCcgacaagaagaaggaagagaagaaggacgaTAAGGAGGACCCCTGCAAGTTGCCCCCCTGTTGCAACGCTTGCAGGCCTGTGATGATATGGCAGGACGAACCAAACATATGCACCATTTGCTGA